CTCATGAAGGTCTTGCGTTCATCGCCCTTGAGCGCCTTGGTGGTGGCGTCGGCGTTACAGGTCTTCATCTTCTCCTGCTGGGTCTGCGGCACATCCTTCTTCAGGCAGGTGCTCATGAACGCCTTGCGTTCGTCGCCCTTGAGCGCCTTGGCGGTGGCGTCGGCGTTGCAGGTCTTCATCTTTTCCTGTTGCGCGGTGGCGGCGAATCCTTGCCCGGCGATCAACAGGCCCAACACCAGCAGGGGTACGTGCAGCAGCTTCATGGAGTTGTCTCCTTGCCTGCGCGCCGGATGCGCGCTCGTCGCTGCTGAGTGTAGACAAGAATTCTTACATCTCTGTCCGCGCCCGCCGCCGGTACTGCTCCGGGGTGCAATTGGCCTGGCGCTGGAACATGGCGATGAAGGCCGAGGCGCTGCTGTAGCCGAGGTCGAAGGCGATGGCCTGGATCGCGGTGCCCGCCTCGAGCGCCTCGATGGCGCGTAGAAAGCGCAGGCGCAAGCGCCATTCGCCGAAGCTCATACCCAGCTCACGGAGAAACTGCCGGGCCAGGGTGCGTTCGCTGACATGCACCTGCCCGGCCCACTGCGCCAGCGGGCGGTTGTCGCCGGGTTCGGCCTGCAACGCTGCGAGTACCTGGCGCAAGCTGTCGCTGCGGGCGAACGGCAAGTAGCAGGTCTGGGTCTGCGCCAGGTGCAACTGGTCGAGCAGCACCTGCGCCAGGCGCTGGTCGCGCTCGTCCTGGGCGATGCGCAGGTCGCGGCGGGCGAAGTCGCCGAGGATCGCCTTGAGGATGTCGCTGATCACCAGGCTGCAGGGTTGCGCCGGCAGCCCGGCGCACAGGCTGCGGTCAAGGTAGACCGAACGGTAGACGATGGCCTGGGGGTTGTAGCAGCCGTGCTCGGTATCCGGCGGCACCCACACGGCGTAGTGCGGCGGCGAGATGAAACGCTGGCCTTCGACGTCCAGGTGCATCAGGCCATGGGATGCGTAGTTGAGCTGGCCCCAGGGATGACGGTGCGGCGCGCTGTGGGTGTCGGCGCCGAACTCGTCGTAGCGAAAGTACACCGGTGCCGGGAGCTGGTCGAAGCGCGGAATGTCGAGGTACTTGCGGGCCATGCTGTCTGCTTCGCGGGGTAGGTTGTCTGGATGGAAGTATAGGCATGCAAGCAGACAAGCGATAATACGCGCTGTCACCCTCCCAGCAGCAGTGGGCTCCACTCCTGCAGGAGACACCCGTTACCTGAGAGTCCCAATGAACTACCTCTTCCCCCTCATCGCCATCCTCATCTGGGCCGGCAACACCGTGGTCACCAAGATGTCCGCGGGGGCGATCTTCCCGGCCGAGATCGGCTTCTACCGCTGGCTGCTGGCCGGCCTGCTGTTCACGCCCTTCCTGCTGCCCCAGGTCTGGCGCAACCGCGCGGCGATCCGCCCGCACCTGGGCAAGGTGTTCGTGCTGGGCGTGCTGGGCATGGCCATCTACCAGAGCCTGGCGTACTTCGCCGCCAGCATCACCAGCGCCACCAACATGGGCATCATCCTCTCGCTGATGCCGCTGATGTCACTGGCCCTGTCCATCGCCTGGCTGGGCCAGCGCCTGAGCTACGGCGCGCTGCTGGGCGCGATCGTGTCGTTCTTCGGCGTGCTGGAAGTCGTCTCGGCCGGGCAGCCTGGCACGCTGCTGCACCAGGGTCTGAACAGCGGCGACCTGATGATGCTGGTGGCCACCCTCGCCTATGCGCTGTACAGCTTCCTGCTGAAGAAATGGCAGCTGCGCCTGCCACCGCTGCAGTTGCTCTACCTGCAGGTGCTGGTGGCGATCCTGGTGCTGCTGCCGCTGTTCGTGCTGTCACCGAAGACCGGGCTGAACGGCCACAACTTCGGCCTGGTGCTGTATGCCGGCCTGCTGGCCTCGATGGTGGCGCCACGGGTGTGGATGCAGGCCGTGCATCGCCTGGGCCCGAGCCGCACCACGCTGTTCTTCAACCTGCTGCCGGTGGTCACGGCGGTGATCGCCGCCGTGGTGCTGGACGAGCAACTGGCCAGTTATCACCTGGTCGGCGGCTTGCTGACACTGGTCGGCGTGCTGCTGGCCGAGCGCTGGACAACGCCTGTACGTCGCACGGTCACAACCCCGCGGCCTTGAGCCGCGCGGCGTGTTCGGTGAACAGCCGCACCGGCTCGGCGCCCTTGCCCACCGCGCCGAGGGACTGGTTGACGATGTCCAGGTGGTCGAGCGGATAGTCGTCGCCGATCACCTGGCCCAGGTGCGAGCTGAAACGCCCGACCATGCCGTCGCAGTGGCCCTTCTCGCGCACGAAGCTACGGGCGAACAGACGGCAGAAGCGATTGCTGCCGTCGAAGCGGTTCAGCCCCTGGTCGGTGCGCCCCGGCTGCAAGGTGCCCGACCAGGAGTAGTAACGCACGCCATTCACCTCGGCCGGCCCCTCGCCGCCCCAGACCTCGGGCAGCCCCTGTGGATAAGCCTGGTTGAACAGCGCCACCCCGGCGCTGGTCAGCGACTGGTGCGAGGCATGCACGTCGATCGGCAGCGGATCCCGGCGCCAGCCGGTCTCCAGCCAGCCCAGCAGCACGGCGAAACCATGCAGCACGGCCTTGAGGATGCGCCCCTTGGCGGAGTCGCCCGGCGCCGTGCGCTCAAGGTGGTCGGCCAGCTCCGAGCCATGGTTGGGGCCGGCCACCGAGGTCACCGAGGCCACCCGGTCCGGCCGCTTCGCCGCCGCGTAGCGGGCACTGAGCGCGCCCTGGCTGTGGCCGATCAGGTTGACCTTCTCGGCCCCCGTTCGCCGGCAGATCTCCTCGATGATGATCAACAACTGCTCGCCGCGCACCTCGCTGGAATGCAGCGGCGACACCTGCACCGGATACACCTGCGCGCCGCCCCGGCGCAACGCCGGGACAATGCCGAACCAGTAGGGATACAGCAGCGCCCGCACGAAACCGAGCATGCCCGGCACCAGCACCAGTGGATAACGCGTGGCCTGTTCCTGACTCATCACCCTGCCCTCTTCCATGGACGACCGGCCCACACTACAGCGCGCCCTGTGTCATTCGCAATCGAACTCCCGGCGCGCCGTGCGGTTCCAAGCAGAACAGACCCTGAGCAAGGAGCGGGACCATGTACAAGCAGACCCTGGCCATCCTTCTGGCAAGCGCCACCCTCGCCGCCTGCGGCAGCCGCCCGGAAAACCCGGTGGACTACGTCACCTACCGCGACGAGCCGCTGGTCAAGCAGGTGGAGCACGGCATGACCATGCAGAAGGTCATCGCCATCGGCGGCAGCCCGTCGAATGTCAGCGACCTGCCCCACGGCGGCACCTGCAACGACTACATCCTCAACCGCGATGGCCAGCAGCAGCCGTACTACGTGCGCTTCGACGCCACCGGCCATGTCGACGCCAAGGGCTTCAAGACCTGCAAGCAACGCCAGGAAGACAGCGACGCCGTCCACGGCGCATGACACCCCATGACCACCCTGATCCTTTCGGAGATGAACATGAGCGCTGAACTGACCGATGTGAAAACCCTGCGCGAACGTGCCCGCCAGCATGTCGAGCAAGGCGCGGTGACCGAGGGTTACCACGCCGATCGCGAAAAGATCCTGCGCCTGCTCAACGAGTCGCTGGCCACCGAACTGGTCTGCGTGCTGCGCTACAAGCGTCACTACTTCATGGCCAGCGGCATCAAGGCCAGCGTTGCCGCCGCGGAGTTCCTCGAGCACGCCACCCAGGAAGCCGAGCATGCCGACAAGCTGGCCGAGCGCATCGTGCAACTGGGCGGCGAGCCGGACTTCAACCCCGACAACCTGACCAAGAACTCCCATGCCCAGTACGTGGCAGGCAGTTCATTGAAGGAGATGGTGCTGGAGGACTTGGTGGCCGAGCGGATCGCCATCGACAGCTACCGCGAGATCATCCAGTACATCGGCGACAAAGACCCGACCACCCGACGCATCTTCGAGGACATCCTGGCCCAGGAAGAAGAGCACGCCGACGACATGTCGGATCTGCTCCAAGGGCTTTGAGCCCTCGGCAAGCCCGCTGGCACTGCAGCGGGCTTGCCCGCCTCAACGTATCGGGGCGAACGCCCGCCACAGTTCCTCGGCGAACAGCTGCGGTTGCTCGAACGCGGCAAAGTGCCCGCCCTTTTCCACTTCGTTCCAGTAGAACAGCTTCTCGTAGGCCGCCTCGGCCCACGCCCGCGGTGGCCGGAACGTCTCTGCGGGAAACACGCTGGCAGCCATGGGCAAGCCAATGGGCTGATCCGAAGCGCGCACCGCCGAGAAGAAGCTGCGATCACGAATCGTGCTGCCGACACCTTCCCAGTACAAACGGGCACTGGAAGCGCCGGTGCCGGTGAACCAATACAGCGAGATATCGTCGAGCATCTGGTCACGGCTCAGCGCGTCCTCTGGGCGCCCGCGATTATCGGTCCATTCCCAGAACTTCTCGTACATCCACATGGCCAGCGCCAGGGGCGAATCGTTCAGCGCATAGCCGATGGTCTGCGGGCGGGTGTTCATCTGGTCGGCGTAGCCGGACATCTGGTCCAGGTAGAAATCCACATCGCGCAGCGCCTGACGTTCGTCCTCGCTGGGCTGTTCGGGGGCCTGCTCCGGCACCACCAGCAGCAGATTGACATGGGCCGCGAGCAAGCCTTCCGGGCGCTGGCTGGCCAAGGCGTGGGTAATCGCCGAGCCCCAATCGCCCCCTTGCGCGACCCAGCGACGATAACCCAGCCGCTCGTTCATCAGCACCGTCCAGGCTCGGGCGATGCGTTGCGGGTTCCAGCCCAGGTCGGTGGGTTTATCGGAAAAACCGTAGCCGGGAATAGAGGGCACCACTACATCGAATGCGTCCTCTGCTCGGCCACCGAAACGCACAGGGTCGGTCAGACGCTCGATCACGTCGAGGAACTCCACCACCGAGCCTGGCCAGCCATGGGTCAGCAGGATCGGCAAGGCACCCGCGTGGGGCGAGCGGGCATGAATGAAATGGATGGCCACGCCATCGATGCGGGTGCGGAATTGTTCGAAGCGATTGATGCGCGATTCGAAGCGCCGCCAATCGTAGCGCTCAAGCCAATGTTCGATCAGTTCCCGGGCAGCCTGCAGCGGTACACCCTGGGACCAGTCGTCGACCAGCTCCCGGTCCGCCCAGCGGATGGCCGACAGCCGTTGCCGAAGATCGTCGAGGGCGGCCTGTGGCACCTCGACACGGAAGGGTTCAAGCACAGGACTATTGGGGGTAATGGACATATTCGGCTCCACTGAGGGCTTATTTGTAGTGATCGCTACAAAAAGTAAAGCGCTCGCCCAAAGCCTGTCAATTAAATCTTTAACGAGTGCTACAAGTGATGTATGGTGCCCGCCATGACACGAAAGATCTCATTCGATTACGATCAGGCGCTGGCCACCGCCACCGACCTGTTCTGGCAGAGCGGCTACGCCGCCACGGGCCTGCGCCATTTGCTCAAAGCCATGGATATTGGCGAGGGCTCGTTCTACAACACCCTGGGCAGCAAGAAGCAGCTGTACCTGGCCTGTCTCGAGCGCTATGAGCACGAAGTGGTGGATGAGCGGATCCAGGTGCTGCTTGCCGCCCCCAGTGCTGCCGCAGGTATTCGTGGGTTCTTCGACCGCGTGCTGGCGCGCCTGGACGACCCGGCAACCCCTTCAAGGATGTGCATGCTGGCGGCAATGCAGAGTGCCGAGGTCCTGGCCGATGCCGAGTTGCGCGAGCGCGCCGAACGAGGGCTGACGGACCTGCAGGCATTGATCCGCGAACGGCTGCGCGAGGATATCGAGCGCGGCCTGTTGCCTGGCACCTTGGACGCCGATGCCAGCGCCTCGCTGATCGTCACTTATCTACAGGGGCTTTGGCGCACCGCCTTGGTCACGTTCGAGCGGTCGGCAGCGCAACGGCAGATCGATGTGTTGCTGACCGCGCTGGGGCTCTAGAAGCACTCAGCGCCGCTTGGGCACGGCTTGCGGCGCCTTGCCCGAGCGCATCTGCTGCAACAACGGTGTGCATTGGTTGGGCACATCGCCGCTGCTCGGCGCGATCAGCGCCAGCAGCCCCGCCGCCGGGCCCGCCACCACACCCAAGGCCACCATCCCCGCACCGCGCAATGCCAGCGGCACCGCCTGCACGCCGGCACTGGGTTTGGCGAACGGCCCGCGCACATACAACGGCGAGCGCAGCGAGAACAGCCGTAGCCCTTTCGATTCCGGGGTGATCTTCAGGTCCAACTGCTCGCTGGCGAAGTTGGCCGTGCCATCGATGTGGATGATCGCGTTCTCGGTATCGAACACGAACAGGCGGGTGGTCGCCAGGCCCTCCTTGATGCCGACATCGGCCGCGGCACAGTTGATCTTCACCTCCTCATCGCCAAACAGCTTGCCGATCACGTAGTTGCCCACGTTGAGCCCGGCGATCTCCATCAGGCTGCGGCTGATGGCGCCATCGTTGATCAGCAGGCGCAGGTCGCCGTTGGAAGTGCCGAGCAGCGCCGCCACCGAGTTGCCCCGGCCGCTGATATCGGCGTCGCCATTGAGCTCGCCGAAGCTAGTCTGCATGGGCGCGAAGCTGGGGAACAACTGCTTGAGCTTGAAGCCTCGGGCGGTG
This sequence is a window from Pseudomonas maumuensis. Protein-coding genes within it:
- a CDS encoding ferritin-like domain-containing protein — its product is MTTLILSEMNMSAELTDVKTLRERARQHVEQGAVTEGYHADREKILRLLNESLATELVCVLRYKRHYFMASGIKASVAAAEFLEHATQEAEHADKLAERIVQLGGEPDFNPDNLTKNSHAQYVAGSSLKEMVLEDLVAERIAIDSYREIIQYIGDKDPTTRRIFEDILAQEEEHADDMSDLLQGL
- a CDS encoding PsiF family protein; translation: MKLLHVPLLVLGLLIAGQGFAATAQQEKMKTCNADATAKALKGDERKAFMSTCLKKDVPQTQQEKMKTCNADATTKALKGDERKTFMSDCLKKK
- a CDS encoding epoxide hydrolase family protein, which codes for MSITPNSPVLEPFRVEVPQAALDDLRQRLSAIRWADRELVDDWSQGVPLQAARELIEHWLERYDWRRFESRINRFEQFRTRIDGVAIHFIHARSPHAGALPILLTHGWPGSVVEFLDVIERLTDPVRFGGRAEDAFDVVVPSIPGYGFSDKPTDLGWNPQRIARAWTVLMNERLGYRRWVAQGGDWGSAITHALASQRPEGLLAAHVNLLLVVPEQAPEQPSEDERQALRDVDFYLDQMSGYADQMNTRPQTIGYALNDSPLALAMWMYEKFWEWTDNRGRPEDALSRDQMLDDISLYWFTGTGASSARLYWEGVGSTIRDRSFFSAVRASDQPIGLPMAASVFPAETFRPPRAWAEAAYEKLFYWNEVEKGGHFAAFEQPQLFAEELWRAFAPIR
- a CDS encoding AraC family transcriptional regulator, which translates into the protein MARKYLDIPRFDQLPAPVYFRYDEFGADTHSAPHRHPWGQLNYASHGLMHLDVEGQRFISPPHYAVWVPPDTEHGCYNPQAIVYRSVYLDRSLCAGLPAQPCSLVISDILKAILGDFARRDLRIAQDERDQRLAQVLLDQLHLAQTQTCYLPFARSDSLRQVLAALQAEPGDNRPLAQWAGQVHVSERTLARQFLRELGMSFGEWRLRLRFLRAIEALEAGTAIQAIAFDLGYSSASAFIAMFQRQANCTPEQYRRRARTEM
- a CDS encoding lipase family alpha/beta hydrolase: MSQEQATRYPLVLVPGMLGFVRALLYPYWFGIVPALRRGGAQVYPVQVSPLHSSEVRGEQLLIIIEEICRRTGAEKVNLIGHSQGALSARYAAAKRPDRVASVTSVAGPNHGSELADHLERTAPGDSAKGRILKAVLHGFAVLLGWLETGWRRDPLPIDVHASHQSLTSAGVALFNQAYPQGLPEVWGGEGPAEVNGVRYYSWSGTLQPGRTDQGLNRFDGSNRFCRLFARSFVREKGHCDGMVGRFSSHLGQVIGDDYPLDHLDIVNQSLGAVGKGAEPVRLFTEHAARLKAAGL
- the osmE gene encoding osmotically-inducible lipoprotein OsmE codes for the protein MYKQTLAILLASATLAACGSRPENPVDYVTYRDEPLVKQVEHGMTMQKVIAIGGSPSNVSDLPHGGTCNDYILNRDGQQQPYYVRFDATGHVDAKGFKTCKQRQEDSDAVHGA
- a CDS encoding TetR/AcrR family transcriptional regulator, whose protein sequence is MTRKISFDYDQALATATDLFWQSGYAATGLRHLLKAMDIGEGSFYNTLGSKKQLYLACLERYEHEVVDERIQVLLAAPSAAAGIRGFFDRVLARLDDPATPSRMCMLAAMQSAEVLADAELRERAERGLTDLQALIRERLREDIERGLLPGTLDADASASLIVTYLQGLWRTALVTFERSAAQRQIDVLLTALGL
- a CDS encoding DMT family transporter → MNYLFPLIAILIWAGNTVVTKMSAGAIFPAEIGFYRWLLAGLLFTPFLLPQVWRNRAAIRPHLGKVFVLGVLGMAIYQSLAYFAASITSATNMGIILSLMPLMSLALSIAWLGQRLSYGALLGAIVSFFGVLEVVSAGQPGTLLHQGLNSGDLMMLVATLAYALYSFLLKKWQLRLPPLQLLYLQVLVAILVLLPLFVLSPKTGLNGHNFGLVLYAGLLASMVAPRVWMQAVHRLGPSRTTLFFNLLPVVTAVIAAVVLDEQLASYHLVGGLLTLVGVLLAERWTTPVRRTVTTPRP